Proteins encoded by one window of Rhodamnia argentea isolate NSW1041297 chromosome 6, ASM2092103v1, whole genome shotgun sequence:
- the LOC115756443 gene encoding alpha carbonic anhydrase 7-like: protein MPLPEAGQALVRPRSGEGLHALALTNGGVDALTQKQKKKCIMNAEKFECAFDPQFNESHLWPIYMFRPVAFGITKRREKMKLLVLCAISLVLALHAGLAASEEVEDASEFNYDPRSKSGPARWGDIREEWRTCSNGSMQSPIDLTSENVQVVAHLGRLNRSYEASNATLKNRGHDIMLRWEGVAGSIYVNGTQYLLKQCHWHSPSEHAVNGRRFDLELHMVHESPKGEAAVVGVMYKLGQPDTFLSSLTKYIEWIAGTHEVQRAVGIVNPNRIKIGCKYYRYEGSLTVPPCTENVTWTVVQEVRTVSREQVKLLREAVRDDSEFNARPLQPTNRRPVQLFSPTDSKLECENP from the exons ATGCCCTTGCCAGAGGCCGGCCAAGCCCTCGTCCGGcccagatctggcgagggcTTGCATGCCCTCGCTTTGACTAATGGGGGCGTCGATGCCCTCAcccagaaacaaaagaaaaag TGCATCATGAATGCAGAAAAGTTTGAGTGTG CATTTGACCCGCAGTTCAACGAGTCTCATCTTTGGCCTATTTACATGTTCAGACCTGTTGCTTTTGG CAttacaaaaagaagagaaaagatgaAACTTTTGGTGCTTTGCGCTATCTCCCTCGTTCTTGCTCTTCATGCTGGTCTCGCAGCATCAGAAGAAGTTG AGGACGCGAGCGAATTCAACTACGATCCGCGGAGCAAGAGCGGTCCGGCTAGGTGGGGAGACATCAGGGAGGAATGGAGGACGTGCAGCAACGGATCGATGCAGTCGCCAATCGATCTCACGAGCGAGAACGTTCAAGTGGTGGCCCATTTGGGAAGACTGAACAGGAGCTATGAAGCCTCCAATGCCACGCTTAAGAACAGGGGACATGACATCATG TTGAGGTGGGAAGGAGTTGCAGGATCCATTTATGTGAACGGAACCCAGTATTTGCTGAAGCAATGCCATTGGCACTCGCCCTCCGAGCATGCCGTTAATGGCAGAAG GTTCGATCTTGAGCTACACATGGTTCACGAAAGCCCCAAAGGCGAAGCTGCTGTGGTAGGAGTCATGTACAAGTTGGGCCAACCCGATACTTTCCTGTCATCA CTGACGAAATATATAGAATGGATCGCTGGTACGCATGAAGTCCAGAGAGCAGTCGGTATTGTGAACCCGAACCGCATAAAGATTGGATGCAAGTACTACAGATACGAGGGCTCTCTTACGGTGCCTCCCTGCACTGAAAATGTTACCTGGACCGTTGTTCAAGAG GTGAGAACTGTTTCAAGAGAGCAAGTGAAGTTACTGCGTGAAGCTGTTCGCGAC GACTCTGAATTCAACGCCAGGCCATTGCAACCCACGAACAGGCGGCCAGTGCAGCTATTTAGTCCAACCGACAGCAAATTAGAATGCGAGAATCCGTGA